A part of Maridesulfovibrio hydrothermalis AM13 = DSM 14728 genomic DNA contains:
- a CDS encoding hybrid sensor histidine kinase/response regulator, translating into MKKTTSYRLSTLVAAAICGIAIVTALALGGVFSYSYVKSLKSEFCDRVKAEGEEYSLEVYSFLHRAMARLGELSRDNSIRVTMMLGVDYPLSEKLAEYDQIPAGIDYFILRKGDDKIFSSSSKAYNETLVRNALESAPFRRSFCPGMGGKFTTIFSVPIRSRSEIVGSAACLVDIAGTGIDASIENTVGGKLILFEEGRAYDLLNGDELTVTFEEDIEAHMVNARLGADLEGVLFKSALVPGLSYFVSNERLDSSLYRTFWLLMPLFVAVIGLSIVLSLFISNKLSKPLRLLTASAEDVSNGLDASLLERDSRLYEINALSNSLSSMLESLRRTKGLEQYQFFFDNVGDLVCITDIDGLFLEVNSRVESHLGYNHAEFLQKTFYELVPAYERQSLRGVLNALFAGSGTESFECPMLTKSGVVVHSEVRARKIEYRGKDVLLSVVRDVTDRKRDEEELQRYASELLNAKEVEERNSAHMSETLKKLEDAMARAEVASRTKSEFLAQMSHEIRTPMNSILGMADMLSETSLTSEQESYVTIFRDSGKALMSLINDILDLSKIESGKLALENTRFDIDKLVDEAAGIMSVSAWKKGLYFACHVAPSTPSLFMGDPTRIKQIIVNLLSNAIKFTASGTVHLEISSSFIEGDRVLINLTVRDTGIGINEDKVKVIFDNFVQADSSTTRKYGGTGLGLSITRNLVELMGGNISVRNLDSGGAEFRAEIVVGKVDDVGPGAAKIRAALLDREIMVIDENPLVRSYICNCLNEWGAKCTHAGDYSFACVQNDNCRSNAELVIVSDKLGEEDGLSEVEAIKARMNISDLKLCTLSTSPGDSSNRPEINKLFGVKGSVRWPVTRGALQRAMIDIYQKDIAEVPSDKDEPELPPLRILVAEDSGNNRMLLDFYLKDTPFRLTYASTGVEAVDFYKRHNFDLVLMDMLMPEKNGYEATREIRMYENSKGYPETPIVALTATIYAEDKENCIDAGCTDYMPKPIKKITLIKTILKYCS; encoded by the coding sequence ATGAAAAAAACAACTTCCTATCGGCTCTCAACTCTTGTGGCTGCTGCAATTTGCGGCATTGCCATTGTTACAGCTTTGGCTCTCGGAGGTGTTTTTTCATATAGTTATGTTAAGAGCCTTAAAAGTGAGTTCTGTGACCGTGTCAAAGCCGAAGGTGAGGAATACAGCCTTGAGGTTTACAGCTTTTTGCATCGGGCAATGGCCCGTCTGGGTGAATTGAGCCGGGATAACTCAATCAGGGTTACAATGATGCTCGGGGTCGATTATCCTCTTTCTGAGAAGCTTGCAGAGTACGATCAGATTCCGGCCGGAATTGATTATTTCATCCTGCGTAAAGGGGATGACAAAATTTTTTCCTCCTCTTCAAAAGCTTATAATGAAACGCTTGTACGCAATGCTCTTGAAAGTGCTCCATTCCGCCGTTCTTTTTGTCCCGGGATGGGTGGAAAGTTTACAACAATTTTTTCTGTTCCCATCCGGAGCCGTTCGGAAATTGTGGGGAGTGCTGCCTGCCTTGTTGATATTGCCGGAACTGGAATTGATGCCTCCATTGAAAATACTGTCGGCGGCAAGCTTATTCTCTTTGAAGAAGGCCGGGCCTATGATTTGCTTAACGGCGATGAACTGACGGTCACTTTTGAGGAGGACATAGAGGCCCATATGGTCAATGCCCGGCTTGGTGCTGATTTGGAGGGGGTTCTTTTTAAAAGTGCCCTTGTGCCCGGGCTTTCCTATTTTGTATCAAACGAGAGACTTGATAGTTCTTTGTACAGGACTTTCTGGCTTTTAATGCCGCTTTTCGTGGCAGTGATCGGGCTGAGTATTGTTTTGTCTCTTTTTATCAGTAACAAACTTTCAAAACCTTTACGGCTTCTTACCGCCTCTGCCGAGGATGTTTCGAACGGTCTTGATGCCAGCCTTCTGGAAAGGGACAGCCGGCTTTATGAAATTAATGCCCTCAGCAACTCTCTTTCCTCCATGCTTGAAAGTTTACGCAGAACTAAAGGGTTGGAGCAATATCAGTTCTTTTTTGATAACGTTGGTGACCTTGTCTGTATCACTGATATTGATGGATTGTTTCTTGAGGTCAACAGCAGGGTGGAATCTCATCTCGGTTATAATCACGCCGAATTTTTGCAAAAGACTTTTTATGAACTGGTTCCTGCGTATGAACGACAGTCTTTACGCGGGGTGCTTAATGCTCTTTTTGCCGGAAGCGGTACGGAAAGTTTTGAATGCCCCATGCTGACGAAAAGCGGTGTGGTGGTTCATTCTGAAGTGCGGGCCAGAAAAATAGAATATCGCGGGAAAGACGTTCTTTTAAGCGTTGTGCGTGATGTGACTGACCGCAAGAGAGACGAGGAGGAATTGCAGCGTTATGCTTCGGAACTTCTTAATGCCAAGGAAGTGGAAGAGCGCAATTCTGCCCACATGTCTGAGACTTTGAAAAAGCTTGAAGATGCTATGGCGCGTGCAGAAGTCGCCAGCCGTACAAAGAGTGAATTTCTGGCTCAGATGAGTCATGAAATACGTACTCCAATGAATTCAATTCTGGGTATGGCGGACATGCTTTCTGAGACCTCACTTACTTCGGAGCAGGAAAGCTATGTGACTATTTTTCGAGATTCAGGCAAGGCTTTGATGAGTCTTATTAATGATATTCTTGATCTTTCAAAAATCGAATCAGGCAAGCTTGCTCTTGAAAATACCCGGTTTGATATTGATAAGCTTGTTGATGAAGCTGCAGGCATCATGTCGGTAAGTGCCTGGAAGAAAGGTTTATATTTTGCCTGTCATGTTGCGCCCTCCACCCCGTCTTTGTTTATGGGTGATCCTACCAGAATTAAACAGATAATCGTCAATCTGCTCAGCAACGCCATTAAGTTTACAGCTTCGGGGACGGTTCATCTGGAAATTTCGAGCAGCTTCATTGAAGGTGACAGAGTTCTTATAAACTTGACCGTACGTGATACCGGTATAGGTATTAATGAAGATAAGGTTAAAGTTATTTTCGATAATTTTGTTCAGGCAGATTCATCCACCACCCGCAAATACGGAGGTACAGGGCTTGGTCTTTCCATCACCCGCAACCTTGTAGAGCTTATGGGCGGCAATATTTCAGTGCGCAACCTTGATTCAGGCGGAGCTGAGTTCAGGGCAGAAATTGTTGTAGGCAAAGTTGATGATGTCGGCCCCGGAGCAGCTAAAATAAGGGCTGCCCTGCTGGACCGTGAAATTATGGTAATTGATGAAAATCCGCTTGTACGCAGTTATATTTGCAACTGTTTAAATGAATGGGGAGCGAAATGTACTCACGCAGGAGACTATTCATTTGCATGCGTACAAAATGATAACTGCCGCAGTAATGCGGAGCTTGTGATTGTTTCTGATAAGCTGGGGGAAGAGGACGGACTTAGCGAAGTTGAGGCGATCAAGGCCCGTATGAATATTTCTGATCTTAAATTATGCACACTCTCCACTTCTCCGGGAGACAGCAGCAACCGCCCTGAAATAAATAAACTTTTCGGTGTGAAGGGCAGTGTGCGCTGGCCTGTGACCCGCGGCGCATTACAGCGGGCCATGATTGATATCTACCAAAAAGATATTGCTGAAGTTCCAAGTGACAAAGATGAGCCGGAGTTGCCCCCTTTACGTATTCTGGTTGCAGAAGATTCAGGGAACAACCGCATGCTGCTTGATTTTTATTTGAAGGATACCCCTTTCAGGCTCACCTATGCATCTACAGGTGTCGAAGCTGTTGATTTTTATAAAAGGCATAACTTTGATCTGGTGCTCATGGATATGCTGATGCCTGAAAAGAACGGCTATGAGGCGACCAGAGAAATCCGGATGTATGAAAATTCTAAAGGATATCCTGAAACCCCGATAGTTGCATTAACAGCAACTATTTATGCCGAAGATAAAGAAAATTGTATTGATGCCGGATGTACTGATTATATGCCTAAACCGATCAAGAAGATTACCCTCATAAAAACAATTTTAAAATATTGTTCTTAA
- a CDS encoding YqiA/YcfP family alpha/beta fold hydrolase: MKNIFLNIHGFGSSGSNSKAAALTCAFPDHKLISPDLPANPQESLSILDAIIKDTDNRPLIMQGSSMGGLYALVMHIRHNIPALLINPALTPATLVGNRLGEVYEFSNGDQIVISDEHVAQFAEVEKEIASGIAGNHIARNKVMALIGEQDELLDQEIMKGILRKAGAEIISYDTDHRFTGFDEVVASDRKVRHFLLMNQD, translated from the coding sequence ATGAAAAATATCTTTTTGAATATTCACGGCTTCGGTTCTTCAGGCAGCAACTCAAAGGCTGCTGCTCTTACCTGCGCTTTTCCTGATCATAAACTGATCAGCCCGGATCTTCCAGCCAACCCTCAGGAAAGTCTGAGTATTCTTGATGCCATTATAAAGGACACCGATAACCGTCCTCTGATAATGCAGGGTTCCTCAATGGGCGGCCTTTACGCTCTGGTAATGCACATACGTCATAATATCCCCGCACTGCTCATTAACCCGGCCCTGACTCCTGCCACTCTGGTAGGCAACCGTCTAGGCGAAGTATACGAATTCTCCAACGGAGATCAAATAGTCATCTCTGATGAACACGTAGCCCAGTTCGCTGAAGTGGAAAAAGAAATAGCAAGCGGCATCGCCGGCAACCATATAGCCAGAAACAAAGTGATGGCTCTTATTGGGGAACAGGACGAGCTTCTTGATCAGGAAATTATGAAAGGGATTTTACGCAAAGCCGGGGCTGAAATAATTTCATATGACACGGATCATCGCTTCACCGGTTTTGATGAAGTGGTCGCCAGCGACCGGAAAGTCAGACATTTTTTACTCATGAACCAAGACTAA
- a CDS encoding ABC transporter substrate-binding protein, whose protein sequence is MSKFIFLALKAGLLLLLMCSYAIASAQDVKKVFIVQSYSSKNICGAPQRQGVEESLAEHGFDAGSNLRIYDYAMDTKRVNNTPESILKQAEIVLAKIEEVKPDVLVLLDDNAFRTVGLELAGSDMNIVFSGMNGQPEVYNQKKKWLNSREKPGHNITGVYEKLHVTDAFRVQKMILPDLKKVLIISDESPTGKAVMTQVNQEIADIDLGIDFDIKIASSWEDYKSIIGKACADSEIGTIYPAATLLTDKSGGIHSTSDIIRWTVKNCRTPGISINYSFARLGMLGGAGVDFISMGRQAGNMVVEILKGASPGDIAIEDAKRYALVFNLKRAKELGIKIPTDVLMAADVVYK, encoded by the coding sequence ATGAGTAAGTTTATATTTTTAGCTTTGAAAGCTGGATTGTTATTACTTTTGATGTGTTCTTATGCCATCGCATCTGCTCAGGATGTAAAGAAAGTTTTTATTGTCCAGAGTTATTCCAGCAAAAATATCTGCGGTGCTCCACAGAGGCAGGGCGTAGAAGAAAGCCTTGCTGAGCACGGTTTTGACGCGGGAAGTAATTTGCGTATTTATGATTACGCAATGGATACCAAAAGGGTGAATAATACCCCTGAGTCAATATTGAAGCAGGCGGAAATTGTTCTTGCTAAAATTGAAGAAGTGAAACCGGACGTTCTGGTGTTGCTTGATGACAATGCTTTCAGGACAGTCGGGCTGGAGCTTGCCGGCTCGGATATGAATATTGTTTTCAGCGGTATGAACGGCCAGCCGGAAGTATATAATCAGAAGAAAAAATGGCTTAATTCTCGGGAGAAACCGGGGCATAATATAACCGGTGTATATGAAAAGCTGCACGTGACAGATGCCTTCAGGGTGCAAAAGATGATCCTTCCGGATCTTAAAAAAGTTCTGATTATTTCTGATGAATCACCTACAGGCAAAGCGGTTATGACACAGGTGAATCAGGAGATTGCCGATATTGATCTGGGAATTGATTTTGATATAAAAATTGCCTCATCATGGGAAGACTACAAATCCATTATCGGCAAAGCCTGCGCAGATTCAGAGATAGGAACAATTTATCCGGCTGCGACTCTTCTTACCGATAAGTCCGGCGGTATCCATTCCACTTCTGATATTATAAGATGGACTGTTAAGAATTGCCGTACTCCGGGGATTTCTATTAATTATTCATTTGCCCGTCTGGGAATGCTCGGCGGGGCGGGAGTTGATTTTATATCCATGGGCCGTCAGGCCGGAAACATGGTTGTTGAGATATTAAAGGGCGCATCTCCCGGCGATATCGCTATTGAGGACGCCAAAAGATATGCACTTGTTTTTAACCTTAAAAGGGCTAAGGAACTTGGAATTAAAATCCCCACTGATGTTTTGATGGCAGCTGATGTTGTCTACAAATAG
- a CDS encoding substrate-binding periplasmic protein yields the protein MRDGEADAFALSNPMFLHPEIKSRFSSSIPLWSIGDHLLVRKDSPIKDSNISSLLGKKIAVLHGNGHGPIDKYFENGMIKKHAVYSTPQILELVLKGRVDGAICNKTTLPALMNRAKVSMKNYRLIESPLYTFNLHLLVKRQKSNFLRDFDKFIQTEKIPEI from the coding sequence TTGAGAGACGGCGAAGCTGATGCCTTTGCCCTTTCAAACCCAATGTTTTTACATCCGGAAATCAAGAGCAGGTTCAGCAGCTCCATTCCGCTATGGTCAATCGGCGACCATTTGCTGGTTCGGAAAGATTCACCGATAAAGGATTCCAATATAAGCAGCCTTCTCGGTAAGAAAATTGCTGTGCTGCATGGAAACGGGCATGGCCCGATCGATAAGTATTTTGAAAATGGGATGATTAAAAAACATGCTGTGTACAGCACCCCCCAAATCCTTGAACTGGTGCTGAAAGGAAGAGTGGACGGGGCAATATGTAATAAAACAACATTGCCCGCCCTGATGAATAGAGCTAAAGTTTCCATGAAGAACTACAGACTTATTGAAAGCCCGTTGTACACCTTCAATCTGCACCTGCTGGTAAAACGACAGAAAAGCAATTTCCTGCGCGATTTCGACAAATTTATTCAAACTGAAAAAATTCCCGAAATCTAA
- a CDS encoding iron-sulfur cluster assembly scaffold protein gives MTDPLDALLNDIQHKCDDAALDMFGEKTTARWKNPSFARIMNSPDAAGDMAGSCGDTIKIFLKITESKINEASFYTSGCGASIVSGDMACELSVNKTVDQASEISGEDILTALGGLPEDKTHCAHLASSALQEALGNWIGQK, from the coding sequence ATGACCGATCCACTCGATGCCCTGCTTAATGACATTCAGCACAAATGTGACGATGCCGCTTTAGATATGTTTGGCGAAAAAACTACTGCCCGCTGGAAAAACCCCAGCTTTGCGCGGATAATGAACTCACCTGACGCAGCCGGCGATATGGCAGGGTCATGCGGCGATACCATTAAAATTTTTCTGAAAATTACTGAGAGCAAAATAAACGAGGCATCATTTTATACCAGTGGATGCGGAGCAAGTATTGTGAGCGGAGACATGGCCTGCGAACTTTCTGTAAATAAAACAGTCGATCAAGCTTCAGAAATAAGCGGTGAGGACATTCTCACAGCTCTCGGCGGACTCCCTGAGGATAAGACTCATTGCGCCCATCTGGCTTCTTCGGCACTACAGGAAGCACTGGGAAACTGGATCGGTCAAAAATAG
- a CDS encoding GAK system CofD-like protein, giving the protein MGKKHPGIVFFSGGTALNGLAAYIADLNPECSYIITTFDSGGSSAYLRDAFDMPAVGDVRNRLLALADTRSPERANIVKLLSTRLPSIGVRNSLQDQLDHLANGSHPLMEGLSDVVCKILADRFSLFVDMSEGRFNPTYASLGNIILAAGFMAHQRVLAPPIAQLSRLINARGVVRAATIDNGHLAVRLQNGEIIAGQHLFTGKEVDPIPSPVDGMWICSGINDPWPRSVHASSLAMMLVSEADMIVYPMGSFYSSLLAALSPQGLGQTISLNPCPKIFVPNMGYDPELIGHDVTLQVKRLLEILRMDNAAYIKQEDVLNAVLVDSENGDYPGGLDIAALEKLPVKVIDRRLVSDESEGLIDPALLAPELLKLASSNIFT; this is encoded by the coding sequence GTGGGCAAGAAACATCCGGGAATTGTTTTTTTCAGCGGTGGAACGGCTTTAAACGGCCTTGCTGCCTACATCGCTGATCTCAATCCTGAATGTTCATATATTATTACCACTTTTGATTCCGGGGGAAGCTCGGCATATTTGCGTGATGCTTTTGATATGCCTGCTGTGGGAGATGTCCGCAACAGACTTCTTGCTCTGGCTGATACCAGAAGCCCTGAACGGGCCAATATTGTAAAACTCCTTTCCACACGGCTGCCCAGTATCGGAGTCCGGAATTCTCTTCAAGACCAGCTCGACCATTTGGCAAACGGTTCTCATCCTTTGATGGAAGGGTTGTCCGATGTTGTATGTAAAATTTTAGCCGACAGGTTTTCACTTTTTGTTGATATGTCAGAAGGCCGTTTTAATCCAACGTATGCCAGTCTTGGAAATATTATTCTTGCCGCCGGATTTATGGCTCATCAACGGGTTCTTGCCCCTCCGATTGCACAGCTTTCACGTCTTATAAATGCTCGCGGTGTTGTTCGTGCTGCAACTATTGATAACGGGCATCTTGCTGTACGCCTGCAAAATGGTGAAATTATTGCCGGTCAGCATTTATTTACCGGAAAAGAAGTGGACCCCATTCCCTCTCCTGTTGACGGCATGTGGATTTGTTCGGGGATAAATGATCCGTGGCCCCGTTCGGTGCATGCCTCGTCTCTTGCCATGATGCTGGTCAGCGAGGCGGATATGATTGTCTATCCCATGGGCAGTTTTTATTCGAGTCTTCTTGCGGCTCTTTCTCCTCAGGGACTTGGTCAGACTATTTCTCTCAACCCCTGTCCTAAAATTTTTGTTCCCAATATGGGCTATGATCCCGAGCTGATAGGTCATGATGTTACTCTTCAGGTTAAAAGACTGCTCGAAATTCTGCGCATGGATAATGCTGCTTACATTAAACAGGAAGACGTGCTTAATGCTGTTCTGGTTGATTCGGAGAACGGCGACTATCCGGGCGGACTTGATATTGCCGCACTTGAAAAACTGCCTGTAAAAGTAATTGACCGCAGACTTGTTTCAGATGAATCTGAAGGCCTTATTGATCCGGCACTGCTTGCTCCTGAATTATTGAAACTGGCGAGCAGCAACATATTTACTTAA
- a CDS encoding GNAT family N-acetyltransferase: protein MTDILDGYEISWAPSITDVDRGEWNKLAQPMHFPFLEWDWLRMVEESKSASPETGWLPAHLLVRFDGRLVGAAPLYVRDQSEGEFIFDRVWAEVAQKGGIAYYPKVVGMSPFTPATGYKFLVSPDAPTGKIVGLICHTLDRFCSVNELGSCAFNFVDADWVDEMESYGYAAWRHQGYVWTNNDYRNFEHWLSTLNSNRRKTVRRERKTLRRDNVRIEALTGYDIPDHYFSKMYQCYESTNDKFGVWSCKYLNETFFDELKKYMRENILFIVAYTEDSDEPIALSMYVFSGDKLWGRYWGCFEEVRFLHFELCYYAPIEWAIANGISTYDPGMGGEHKARRGFFSTPCYSLHKFTDASMDLTFKTYILEVNSLENGYISEMNALMPFVSKEEPDEI from the coding sequence ATGACTGATATACTTGATGGATATGAAATTTCATGGGCGCCCTCCATCACTGATGTGGATCGGGGTGAGTGGAACAAACTAGCACAGCCTATGCATTTCCCTTTTTTGGAGTGGGACTGGCTTCGGATGGTGGAGGAGAGCAAAAGTGCCTCGCCGGAAACAGGATGGCTTCCGGCTCATCTTCTTGTGCGTTTCGACGGCAGGCTTGTCGGTGCTGCTCCTCTTTATGTGCGTGATCAAAGTGAGGGAGAATTCATTTTTGACAGGGTCTGGGCTGAAGTGGCTCAGAAAGGCGGTATAGCCTATTACCCTAAAGTGGTGGGCATGAGTCCCTTTACACCAGCAACAGGCTATAAATTTCTCGTTTCGCCGGATGCTCCGACCGGAAAGATTGTTGGTCTCATCTGTCATACGCTGGATAGATTTTGTTCGGTGAACGAACTGGGCAGCTGTGCATTCAATTTTGTTGATGCTGACTGGGTTGATGAGATGGAATCATACGGCTATGCTGCATGGAGACATCAGGGATATGTCTGGACTAATAATGATTACCGGAATTTTGAGCACTGGTTGTCGACGCTGAACAGTAACCGCCGCAAGACCGTCCGCCGTGAGCGGAAAACATTGCGCCGGGATAATGTCCGGATTGAAGCATTGACCGGCTATGATATACCCGACCATTATTTTTCAAAGATGTATCAGTGCTATGAATCCACCAACGATAAATTCGGGGTCTGGAGTTGTAAATATCTCAATGAGACTTTTTTTGATGAACTGAAAAAGTACATGCGGGAGAATATCCTTTTCATTGTGGCGTACACCGAGGACAGCGATGAACCCATCGCTTTATCCATGTATGTGTTTTCCGGGGATAAGCTTTGGGGCAGGTACTGGGGATGTTTTGAGGAAGTCCGCTTCCTGCATTTTGAATTATGTTACTACGCCCCTATCGAATGGGCGATTGCCAACGGTATCAGTACCTATGATCCGGGTATGGGAGGAGAGCACAAGGCTCGCCGCGGATTTTTTTCCACCCCGTGTTACAGCCTGCACAAATTCACCGATGCATCTATGGATTTAACTTTCAAGACTTATATTCTTGAGGTCAACTCCCTTGAAAACGGTTACATCAGTGAAATGAATGCGCTGATGCCTTTCGTAAGTAAAGAGGAGCCAGACGAAATTTAG
- a CDS encoding endonuclease/exonuclease/phosphatase family protein has translation MKMLYTFLKFISPVLFFCLISGLGWFIFKWYSEPEYKVGSVKKGEVLNFNSNHTAEVRENKIRILSYNFGFAAGPMQHSLADDHPKSYFMKNMDNFVSTVKEKGSDILLLQEVDLDSKRSWYLNQLEYLMKELGWGYAAPVVDWDFYFPLRKERKIVKATVVISKFPIISNQYTLTSGKPNFSSKLLNIFYYPLLWKSTMQRVSIDIQGRPLDIYNVHLCVWNRDARAAQADFLAEWIRQSSDGRDYLIGGDFNFQAYIRGTPIPEEDMQRPPFLNILWDNLDGLSELMITKNDSIETIHEDFTFPERKHRYDFIFYSNKLKLLDSEVIDSLDSSDHLPVSGTFDMKL, from the coding sequence ATGAAAATGCTCTATACTTTTTTGAAATTTATTTCACCTGTTTTGTTTTTTTGCCTCATCTCTGGTTTAGGGTGGTTTATTTTTAAATGGTACTCAGAGCCGGAATACAAAGTCGGTTCTGTAAAAAAAGGGGAAGTTTTAAATTTCAACAGTAATCATACTGCTGAAGTAAGAGAAAATAAGATCAGGATTCTCAGTTACAATTTTGGTTTTGCAGCCGGCCCTATGCAGCATTCGCTTGCCGATGATCATCCTAAATCATATTTTATGAAAAATATGGATAACTTTGTATCCACGGTTAAAGAAAAAGGCTCAGATATATTGCTTTTGCAGGAAGTTGATCTTGATTCAAAAAGATCATGGTATTTAAATCAGCTTGAATATTTAATGAAAGAGCTGGGCTGGGGATATGCCGCTCCAGTTGTTGACTGGGATTTTTATTTCCCGTTGCGCAAAGAACGCAAAATAGTAAAGGCGACCGTCGTTATTTCAAAATTCCCCATCATTTCAAATCAGTACACCCTGACATCAGGCAAACCTAATTTCAGCAGCAAACTGCTCAATATTTTTTATTACCCCCTGTTATGGAAATCTACGATGCAGAGAGTCAGCATCGATATTCAGGGGAGGCCACTTGATATTTATAATGTTCACCTGTGTGTCTGGAACCGGGATGCCCGCGCGGCTCAGGCTGATTTTCTTGCTGAGTGGATCAGGCAAAGCAGTGACGGACGTGATTATCTAATCGGTGGGGATTTTAATTTTCAGGCATATATCCGGGGCACACCTATTCCTGAAGAAGATATGCAGCGTCCGCCTTTTTTAAATATATTATGGGATAATTTAGATGGATTAAGCGAGCTGATGATTACGAAAAATGATTCCATTGAAACTATCCATGAAGATTTTACCTTCCCTGAAAGAAAACACCGCTATGATTTTATTTTTTATTCAAATAAGTTAAAGTTGCTTGATAGTGAAGTGATAGATAGCTTAGATTCATCCGATCATTTGCCTGTGTCTGGAACCTTTGATATGAAGTTATGA
- a CDS encoding LysR family transcriptional regulator, which translates to MELRQLRYFVAVAEELHFGRAARRVHIAQPPFSQQIKGLEEEIGARLLERNSRKVRLTGEGRYFYKQALSILSQAEEAAATVARMAKGEYGNIKVGFMEIAMDSLLPEAVRSFRHRYPGVSVQLSQFGATIQLQRIHSGELDVGFSTVYLHAMEGLSSVKLFSKNHVLAVPEDHIFTGRDSISLEEIAGEQLIMFPRTGQPDLHDAIMEAFTFKGLTPVISQEVSGLSGASALIASGMGVTFLPENSRVSRKGITLVPLAEEFPSMDIYMVWNKEEYSNTAGVFMERVADYFSVTKSFADEVSS; encoded by the coding sequence ATGGAATTGAGACAGCTCAGATATTTTGTTGCAGTAGCTGAAGAGCTTCATTTTGGGCGGGCAGCACGCAGGGTGCATATTGCCCAGCCTCCCTTTTCTCAGCAGATTAAGGGGCTTGAGGAAGAAATCGGGGCAAGACTTCTTGAGCGGAACAGTCGTAAAGTCCGCCTTACCGGCGAGGGCAGGTATTTTTACAAGCAGGCTTTATCCATTTTGTCGCAGGCCGAGGAGGCCGCCGCTACTGTGGCCCGTATGGCAAAGGGGGAATATGGAAATATAAAAGTAGGCTTCATGGAGATTGCTATGGACAGCCTGCTTCCCGAAGCTGTCCGTTCCTTCAGGCACAGGTATCCGGGAGTATCTGTGCAGCTCAGTCAGTTCGGGGCCACTATCCAGTTGCAGAGAATTCATTCAGGCGAGCTTGATGTAGGTTTTTCCACCGTTTACCTGCACGCTATGGAGGGGTTGTCCTCAGTTAAACTTTTTTCAAAGAATCACGTGCTGGCTGTGCCTGAAGACCATATATTTACCGGCAGGGACAGTATTTCTCTGGAAGAGATAGCAGGTGAGCAGCTGATTATGTTCCCGCGTACCGGACAGCCTGACCTGCACGATGCTATTATGGAAGCTTTTACTTTCAAGGGGCTTACTCCGGTAATCAGTCAGGAGGTTTCCGGGCTTTCCGGGGCTTCGGCTCTTATTGCTTCGGGAATGGGGGTCACCTTTTTACCAGAGAACAGCCGGGTTTCGAGAAAAGGAATAACTTTGGTTCCTCTGGCGGAAGAATTTCCCAGTATGGATATTTATATGGTATGGAATAAGGAAGAGTATTCTAATACCGCCGGAGTTTTTATGGAGAGAGTGGCGGATTATTTTTCGGTAACAAAATCTTTTGCTGACGAAGTCAGCTCATAG